From a single Opisthocomus hoazin isolate bOpiHoa1 chromosome 6, bOpiHoa1.hap1, whole genome shotgun sequence genomic region:
- the ADRA2A gene encoding alpha-2A adrenergic receptor yields the protein MFNLERTFTDRGRFFFSSSSMEYQRQLGEEEGYPPPGTNGTFNDSGAGPGWGMPYPLHTTITLISLAGLLMLFTVFGNVLVIIAVFTSRALKAPQNLFLVSLASADILVATLVIPFSLANEMMGYWYFGKVWCEIYLALDVLFCTSSIVHLCAISLDRYWSITQAIEYNLKRTPRRIKCIIFIVWVISAVISFPPLISIKKKSGQQADQGVAGCKINDEKWYIISSSIGSFFAPCLIMILVYIRIYQIAKRRTRVPPNKRAERPEKRQNGLTDKEDLPATAQLNGEKATGGGGGQEGEVNGIDMEETSSSEHQENNQCKKSERPLRGKTKTKLSQIKPGDSLPRKTEEERNTKGSRWRGRQNREKRFTFVLAVVIGVFVICWFPFFFTYTLMAVCKSCSVPDTLFKFFFWFGYCNSSLNPVIYTIFNHDFRRAFKRILCRIERKRIV from the coding sequence ATGTTTAACCTGGAGCGCACGTTCACGGACAGGGGCcgcttcttcttctcctcctcctccatggaGTACCAGCggcagctgggggaggaggagggctaCCCGCCGCCCGGCACCAACGGGACCTTCAACGAcagtggggccgggccgggctggggcatGCCGTACCCCCTGCACACCACCATCACCCTCATCAGCCTGGCGGGCTTGCTCATGCTCTTCACTGTCTTTGGCAACGTCCTGGTCATCATCGCTGTCTTCACCAGCAGGGCGCTCAAGGCCCCCCAGAACCTCTTCCTCGTCTCCTTAGCCTCGGCCGACATCCTGGTGGCCACGCTGGTCATCCCCTTCTCCCTGGCAAACGAGATGATGGGGTACTGGTACTTCGGCAAGGTCTGGTGTGAGATCTACCTGGCCTTGGATGTGCTGTTCTGCACCTCCTCCATCGTGCACTTGTGTGCCATCAGCCTGGACCGTTACTGGTCCATCACGCAAGCCATCGAGTACAACCTCAAGCGTACCCCGCGCCGCATCAAGTGCATCATCTTCATCGTCTGGGTCATCTCGGCTGTCATCTCCTTTCCGCCACTCATCTCCATCAAGAAGAAGAGTGGGCAGCAGGCTGACCAGGGGGTGGCAGGGTGCAAGATCAACGACGAGAAGTGGTACATCATCTCCTCTAGCATCGGCTCCTTCTTTGCCCCCTGCCTCATCATGATCCTGGTCTACATACGCATCTACCAGATAGCCAAGAGGCGAACCAGGGTGCCACCGAACAAGCGGGCAGAGCGCCCTGAGAAGAGGCAGAACGGCTTGACTGACAAGGAGGACCTGCCAGCCACGGCTCAGCTCAATGGGGAGAAGGCGACAGGAGGTGGCGGCGGGCAGGAGGGAGAGGTCAATGGCATAGACATGGAGGAGACCTCTTCCTCCGAGCACCAGGAGAACAACCAGTGTAAGAAGTCAGAGAGACCCTTGAGGGGAAAGACCAAGACTAAACTGAGTCAGATTAAGCCTGGGGACAGTTTGCCCAGGaagacagaggaggagaggaacACCAAAGGCTCTCGGTGGAGGGGCAGGCAGAACCGGGAGAAGCGCTTCACCTTTGTGCTGGCGGTGGTGATCGGGGTCTTCGTCATCTGCTGGTTCCCTTTCTTCTTCACCTACACGCTGATGGCCGTCTGCAAGAGCTGCTCCGTGCCCGACACCCTCTTCAAGTTCTTCTTCTGGTTCGGTTACTGCAATAGCTCCTTGAACCCCGTCATTTACACCATTTTCAACCACGACTTCAGACGGGCCTTCAAAAGGATCCTCTGCAGGATAGAGAGGAAGAGGATTGTTTGA